The following is a genomic window from Collimonas fungivorans Ter331.
ATCGTCGCCGATGGCATTGAGGTGGTGCAGACCGTGAACGGCGCGACGACCACGGCAGACGCATTTGCACTTGCGGCGCCGGTCAAGGCTGGCGCCTATTCTTACTATCTTGCCAAGGGTGGCGTGACCAGCGGCACCTCGGAAAACTGGTATCTGCGCAACATCGTGACGCCTACCCCGCCCGCAGTTGTGCCGTCGACCGGCTCTGGAGAAATTCCGCTGTATCGCCCCGAAGTCCCTATCTATACGGAAGTTGCCAGCGTCGCCCGGCAAGTCAATATCCAGCAACTCGATAATTTCCATGACAGGCAAGGAGAGCAATCGCTGTTGACCGAGAACGGCGATCTGCCTGCGGCCTGGGGCCGTGTCTGGGGCAGCCGCACCAAGCAACGCCAGGATGGTACTGTCTCGCCGCAATTCGACGGTTCAATGACGGGAATACAGGTCGGCCACGACATCTATGCCGATACCGACGCCAGCGGCCAACGCAATCATTACGGTCTGTTTGCAGGCTTTGCGCATGCCACCGGCAAGGTCAACGGTTTTGCGATGGCGGTGCAGAATCTGGATGTCGGCAACCTGGCCATCGATGCATACAGTCTGGGCGGCTACTGGACCCACGTCGGCCCGAGCGGCTGGTACACGGATGCCGTGCTGATGGGAAGTTCACTGTCGGCGGATCCGCGCTCGCACGATGGCGTGGGCGCGCACACGCACGGCAGCGCACTCGTCGGATCCATCGAGGGCGGCCTGCCAATGCCACTGGGGGCGGACCTGACCATCGAGCCTCAGGCGCAAGTGATCTGGCAAAACCTGTCGCTGAATGACTTGAATGACGGTGTGTCGGCAGTGGGTTTCAACAACGGCAATGCCTTCCTGGCCCGCCTCGGCGTGCGGTTGAAAAGCCGTTTTGAAACATCGGGAGCGATTTGGCAGCCATATCTGCGCCTGAACCTGCTGCGCAGTTTCGGTTCTCATGACAGCACCACCTTTGACGGCACTACAGTGATTTCGAACGGGTCGAATCAGACGGCGGGCCAGCTCAACGCCGGCCTGGTCGCCACAATCAACAAGTCGACCAGTGCGTTTGTGACTGCAACTTACACCACCAACCTCGGCGGAGCGCAACAGCGCACGGTGATGGCGGATGCCAGCATACGCTGGAGTTGGTGACCTGCTGCGCCGGGCGCTGCCATCAGTGTAGAAAAAGCGGGCGCCGTCATGGAGAAACAGCACCCGCCTGCTGCACCAGGGAAGCTGTGATGCCGCCAGCAGCGCTGGGGATAACGCGCTTTACGCTGCTGTTCTCCAGGCAGAGCGGCGTTGATTAATTAAAATTGATCCCATTCGCTGCCGGCGGCGGCAGAGGCGTTCGCCACGCGTTTGAATGTTTTCACATTCGCCGACGGCAGCCTGGCGTTGCGGGCCGCGACATATACAGGCGCGGCAGCAACCGGCGCCGGACGGCCGGCCGCCTTAAAAGACGCGCCGGCATGCGCTTGTGTTCCCTCGGTCAAAAACACTCTGACCACTTGCACCAGATTGCCGGCCTGGTCCTGCAGCGACGCGGCGGCAGCCGCGGCCTGCTCCACCAGGGCGGCATTCTGCTGCGTGACGTGGTCCATCTGCATGATTGCCTGATTAACCTGTTCGATGCCCGCAGTCTGCTCCTGGCTGGCCGCCGTGATTTCGCTCATGATGTCGGTTACGCGCTTGACGCTGTCGACGATCTCGCCCATGGTGGCGCCGGCCTGGCCGACCAGCTTGACGCCGACATCGACTTTTTCCACCGAGTCGTCGATCAAGTGTTTGATCTCTTTAGCCGCAACTGCCGAACGTTGCGCCAGGTTGCGCACCTCGCTGGCCACCACCGCAAACCCACGTCCCTGCTCGCCGGCCCGCGCCGCTTCCACCGCCGCATTCAGCGCCAGGATATTGGTCTGGAACGCGATATTATCGATCACGCCGATGATATCCACGATCTTCTTGGCCGATGTATTGATCAGGTCCATCGTCTCTACCACTTGCGACACCACACCGCCGCCCTTGAGCGCGACGCCGGACGCCGACACTGCGAGTTGATTGGCTTGCCGCGCATTGTCGGCATTCTGTTTCACGGTGCTGGTCAACTGCTCCATCGACGCCGCGGTTTCTTCAAGCGAACTGGCCTGCTGTTCGGTGCGCGACGATAAATCAAGATTGCCCGAGGCGATTTGGTTTGATGCGGTAGCGATGGTATCGGTGCCGCTGCGCACTTCGCTGACGACCTTCCGCAAGCTGTCATTCATGTCTTTCAATGCCTGCATCAGCTGACCGGTTTCGTCGGTGGTTTTAACTTCTATGCGGCTGCTCAGGTCGCCGGAAGCCACGGTCTGCGCGACCTTGATTGCCTCGCCCAACGGACGGGTGATGGAGCGAGAGATCAGGAAGGCGCAAACCGCGCCCAAAACAATCACCAATACACCCAGCAGCAGCATGAGGTTGAAGCTGCGGCTGTACAGTTCGGCAATCTGCTGTCCGGTCTGGTCGATGTTTTTCCTTTGCAAGGAAAGAAACGCAAACAGTTCGCCTTGGTAACTTTTCGCGGTCGGCATGAATTCGCTATTGTAGATTTTCGATGCTTCCTCAGCCTTGCCGCCCTGCTTAGCTTTCATCGCCGCGACCTTGGACTGCTGGTATTTTTCGCGCAGCGTCTTGATCAGCGCATATTTCTCTTTCTCCAAGGATGAGGTCAATAGCGGTTCAAGCGAATTCTGGATTTCGGTGCCTTTCTTGGCGCTGGCATCGATGTCTTCCGCGAACGTCGTCGCCAAAGTGTCATCTGTACTTTTAACAATGAACGAGGTGCGAGCGATGGCAGCGTTGGTGAGGACCGACCAGTCGGACACTATCCGTTCTTTTGCCAGAGGGCTTTCCATCATGCGCTGGGTCTCCATCGCCACCTGGCGCAGGTTCCATATGCCGATGGCGATCGACATGACGGAAAGAGAAAGGACAATGGCGAACCCGATTCCCATCCGCGTACCGACTTTGAGATTAACGATTTTCATTTTTATTTTCTTCTGTAAAGAGTGCGGTTAATAAGCGCCAAAGTCGCTTTTTCTCAGCCGCGAGTTTTCCCATCGCTCCCACTTCCGTGCGAGACGTCGGCGTGTTGATATTGACCAGGATCCGCGAAATCTGATGACATTCCCTCAACAACATCGCCCATAACTGAGATAACGGCAAAAATCGTGTTTTTTTTAGGGAGGCATGCTCGAATCTGATTTCATATCAAATTGGACAGTTATAAATAAATGTGATCATCTTCAAAGAAATTTAAAATCTTCCCAATACACCCCAGAGTCTTTATATTCTGTTGAGCGTTTCAAGCGGGAAGCGCGGCTGAAGCAAGTAAACAGCCGCTTCCCCACAGCCGGAATTCAGCCTAACCATCCGAAATTTAGACGGGAGATCACAGTAATGTTCCATTTTTCACGATCCGCATTCGTATCAAGCCTGAGTGTAGGCATCGCCCTTGGTTTAGCCGCGCCCTCTTCTTTTGCCGAACCCGACAAGCAGGTTTATGAAAAAGCCGAGCAATACAAGGGCGATGCCTTGAAACTGCTAGAACGGCTGGTGAATATCGATACCGGCACCGGCGACGAACAGGGGTTGAGCCAGGTCAGCGGGATAGTGATTGAAGAACTGAAAAAAATCGGGGCACACGTTGAAACCTATCCGGCGGCCGCGCCCGCAAATGGCAATAACGTGGTGGCGACATTCTCCGGAACCGGCAAAGGAAAGATTTTGCTGATGGCGCACATGGATACGGTGTTCAAGCACGGAACCGCCACGGCAAAGCCGTTTTATATCAAAGACAGCCGGGCTTACGGTCCTGGTGTCATGGATGACAAAGGAGGCATCGTCGCCGGCCTGTATGCGTTGAAAATCCTGCAACAGTTGGGTTTCAAAGATTACGCCCAGATTACTTTATTGCTCAACTCTAACGAAGAGACCGGTTCCGCCGGTTCACGCGCCCTGATCGAAAAAATCGCCAGGCAGCACGATGTGGTGCTTAATCTCGAACCGGGCCGGGCGGCCGACGGCCTGGTGGTGTGGCGCAAAGGCAGCGGCACGGTGAAGGTTGAAGTTACCGGCAAGGCAGCGCACGCCGGCGTGGCGCCCGACAGCGGCCGCAATGCAGCGATGGAAGTCGCACACCAGATATTGCAGCTCGGCCAGCTCGGTGATCGCGAAAAACAAACGACAGTCAACTTTACCGTGATAAACGCGGGCGGCGCCACTAACGTCATCCCAGATCATGCGACAGCCTTCGGCGACGTGCGCGTCGCGGTTCCCGAGGAGTTCGACCGTGTCGAAAAAGACCTGGCCAAGATGTCGGAGAAAAAATTGATCCCCGATACCCAGGTAACGACGCGCTTGACCCGCGGATTCCCACCGATGCCGGCAAACCCGCAATCGGAAGCACTCGCTGCCAAGGCGCAGGCCATCTATGGCGAGTTAGGAAAAAAGCTGACGCTTGAGGGCAGCGGCGGCGCAGCGGATTCGAGCCTCTCGGCCGGCGTCGGGATTCCGACGCTGGATGGCTTCGGCATTGTTGGCGGCGGTATCCATACACCCGAGGAATACGCCGAAGTCGACAGCATCGTGCCGCGCTTTTATTTGCTAACCCGGATGCTTATGGATCTGGGCAAGCGGAAATAAGGCCCCGATCGGCCAGTATTCGGTTGAAAACCTTATTCGCAGCCGTAGGGTGGGCACATCGTGCCCACGCGGTATTCAAATAGGCAAGTGCGTCATGTGAATTCACGCGTGGGCACGATGTGCCCACCCTACTTTGCAGTCCCTGTCTAGGCGACCCCGGCTAGGCGCCCCATCAAAACAGCTTCTGCCATTGATCCTGCTTCTGCATATCCGCACGGGTATTAACTTCGAGCAGGACACCGCCGGGCGTGCGGCAAAAGAAGCGCGATCCGCGCGAGTTGTTGAAGACCTCCGTCTCCATGCTAACCCCGCCCTCCAGGAATTCCGTATAGAGGGCATGGACCTCATCCAGGCTGTCGACCTCCACGCCGAAGTGGAAGTTTTTTGGCCAGGCCGGCACGTCCTCTGCGACGTGATCCAGGACAATGTCGAAATCATTTCGCTTGAGCAGGCAGCTCTCGCCAGCGGCAACGATCTCGCAGCCGAGGTATTTTTCGAAAAACGCAGCGGTCTCGGCGACGTTGGTGGTGGGAAAGCTCAAGTGATTCAGCTTTGCTTGTTTATGAGTATTCATGAAAAGATCTCGCAAAAAGGTTGAAATGG
Proteins encoded in this region:
- a CDS encoding methyl-accepting chemotaxis protein is translated as MKIVNLKVGTRMGIGFAIVLSLSVMSIAIGIWNLRQVAMETQRMMESPLAKERIVSDWSVLTNAAIARTSFIVKSTDDTLATTFAEDIDASAKKGTEIQNSLEPLLTSSLEKEKYALIKTLREKYQQSKVAAMKAKQGGKAEEASKIYNSEFMPTAKSYQGELFAFLSLQRKNIDQTGQQIAELYSRSFNLMLLLGVLVIVLGAVCAFLISRSITRPLGEAIKVAQTVASGDLSSRIEVKTTDETGQLMQALKDMNDSLRKVVSEVRSGTDTIATASNQIASGNLDLSSRTEQQASSLEETAASMEQLTSTVKQNADNARQANQLAVSASGVALKGGGVVSQVVETMDLINTSAKKIVDIIGVIDNIAFQTNILALNAAVEAARAGEQGRGFAVVASEVRNLAQRSAVAAKEIKHLIDDSVEKVDVGVKLVGQAGATMGEIVDSVKRVTDIMSEITAASQEQTAGIEQVNQAIMQMDHVTQQNAALVEQAAAAAASLQDQAGNLVQVVRVFLTEGTQAHAGASFKAAGRPAPVAAAPVYVAARNARLPSANVKTFKRVANASAAAGSEWDQF
- a CDS encoding M20/M25/M40 family metallo-hydrolase; the protein is MFHFSRSAFVSSLSVGIALGLAAPSSFAEPDKQVYEKAEQYKGDALKLLERLVNIDTGTGDEQGLSQVSGIVIEELKKIGAHVETYPAAAPANGNNVVATFSGTGKGKILLMAHMDTVFKHGTATAKPFYIKDSRAYGPGVMDDKGGIVAGLYALKILQQLGFKDYAQITLLLNSNEETGSAGSRALIEKIARQHDVVLNLEPGRAADGLVVWRKGSGTVKVEVTGKAAHAGVAPDSGRNAAMEVAHQILQLGQLGDREKQTTVNFTVINAGGATNVIPDHATAFGDVRVAVPEEFDRVEKDLAKMSEKKLIPDTQVTTRLTRGFPPMPANPQSEALAAKAQAIYGELGKKLTLEGSGGAADSSLSAGVGIPTLDGFGIVGGGIHTPEEYAEVDSIVPRFYLLTRMLMDLGKRK
- a CDS encoding VOC family protein — encoded protein: MNTHKQAKLNHLSFPTTNVAETAAFFEKYLGCEIVAAGESCLLKRNDFDIVLDHVAEDVPAWPKNFHFGVEVDSLDEVHALYTEFLEGGVSMETEVFNNSRGSRFFCRTPGGVLLEVNTRADMQKQDQWQKLF